A genomic stretch from Enterobacter dykesii includes:
- a CDS encoding MarR family transcriptional regulator, producing the protein MDNHISSRALLHRRDVIKSNPRFGEAILEHYTINDTIYKKQPLFYKTMLQESRFNIILSMCCFIFGNQAESVSEIKELCSRYKIASPNSVIAIITILRTTGRISTWRCTEDRRKTRIAPTEKGLNELKRYMTGAFLPVSILYPTFNINVNLLDNDILRNNFFRRAAEYLFRGLTFRKVLPEVGLFIDKDGGRMIMLYIYLQAMKNKSAHGAVIDYSASTLAKEFFVSRIHVNRIIKTAQEAGYLKDRGDGKMSIYPAFIELVENYAGLYFAYVTHYINVVPKERRHLNNVASTV; encoded by the coding sequence ATGGATAATCACATCTCATCCAGGGCCTTGCTACATCGAAGGGATGTTATAAAGAGCAATCCGCGATTCGGTGAGGCAATTTTAGAGCACTACACAATTAATGACACCATCTACAAAAAACAACCTTTGTTCTACAAGACAATGCTGCAGGAATCCCGGTTCAACATTATCCTCTCCATGTGTTGTTTTATTTTTGGAAATCAGGCCGAATCAGTTTCAGAGATTAAAGAGTTATGCTCTCGCTATAAAATAGCCAGCCCCAACAGCGTTATTGCGATCATTACAATACTGAGAACTACCGGACGCATCAGTACCTGGCGCTGCACGGAAGACCGACGCAAAACGAGAATCGCGCCAACTGAAAAAGGTCTCAATGAACTTAAGCGTTATATGACCGGGGCATTTTTGCCCGTCAGCATTCTTTATCCGACTTTTAATATTAATGTAAACCTGCTGGATAATGATATTTTGAGAAACAACTTCTTCCGCCGCGCGGCTGAATATCTTTTTCGGGGATTAACGTTCCGAAAGGTGCTACCTGAAGTGGGGTTGTTTATTGATAAAGATGGAGGGCGAATGATTATGCTTTATATCTATTTGCAGGCCATGAAAAATAAATCCGCCCACGGAGCCGTCATTGACTATTCAGCGAGCACGCTCGCAAAAGAATTTTTCGTTTCGCGCATCCACGTCAACCGAATTATTAAAACGGCGCAAGAGGCGGGCTATCTTAAAGATCGGGGTGATGGAAAAATGTCGATCTATCCGGCCTTTATCGAACTGGTGGAAAACTATGCCGGTTTATATTTTGCGTATGTCACGCATTACATCAACGTGGTGCCTAAAGAACGACGCCACCTTAACAACGTGGCGTCAACGGTATAA